One Pongo pygmaeus isolate AG05252 chromosome 10, NHGRI_mPonPyg2-v2.0_pri, whole genome shotgun sequence genomic window carries:
- the FOXM1 gene encoding forkhead box protein M1 isoform X6, whose protein sequence is MKTSPRRPLILKRRRLPLPVQNAPSETSEEEPKRSPAQQEPNQAETSKEVGESSSCKFPAGIKIINHPTMPNTQVVAIPNNANIHSIITALTAKGKESGSSGPNKFILISCGGAPTQPPGLQPQTQTSYDAKRTEVTLETLGPKPAARDVNLPRPPGALCEQKRETCDGEAAGCTINNSLSNIQWLRKMSSDGLGSCSIKQEMEEKENCHLEQRQVKVEEPSRPSASWQNSASERPPYSYMAMIQFAINSTERKRMTLKDIYTWIEDHFPYFKHIAKPGWKNSIRHNLSLHDMFVRETSANGKVSFWTIHPSANRYLTLDQVFKQQKRPNPELRRNMTIKTELPLGARRKMKPLLPRVSSYLVPIQFPVNQSLVLQPSVKVPLPLAASLMSSELARHSKRVRIAPKVLLAEEGIAPLSSAGPGKEEKLLFGEGLSPLLPVQSIKEEEIQPGEEMPHLARPIKVESPPLEEWPSPAPSFKEESSHSWEDSSQSPTPRPKKSYSGLRSPTQCVSEMLVIQHRERRERSRSRRKQHLLPPCVDEPELLFSEGPSTSCWAAQLPFPADSSEPASQLSYSQEEGGPFKTPIKETLPISSTPSKSVLPRTPESWRLTPPAKVGGLDFSPVQTPQGAPGPLPDPLGLMDLSTTPLKSVPPFESPQRLLSSEPLDLTSVPFGNSSPSDIEVPKPGSPEPQVSGLAANRSLTEGLVLDTMNDSLSKILLDISFPGLEEDPLGPDNINWSQFIPELQ, encoded by the exons ATGAAAACCAGCCCCCGTCGGCCACTGATTCTCAAAAGACGGAGGCTGCCCCTTCCTGTTCAAAATGCCCCAAGTGAAACATCAGAGGAGGAACCTAAGAGATCCCCTGCCCAACAGGAACCTAATCAAGCGGAGACCTCCAAGGAAGTGGGAGAGTCCAGCTCTTGCAAGTTTCCAGCTGGGATCAAGATTATTAACCACCCCACCATGCCTAACACCCAAGTAGTGGCCATCCCCAACAATGCTAATATTCACAGCATCATCACAGCACTGACTGCCAAGGGAAAAGAGAGTGGCAGTAGTGGGCCCAACAAATTCATCCTCATCAGCTGTGGGGGAGCCCCAACTCAGCCTCCAGGACTCCAGCCTCAAACCCAAACCAGCTATGATGCCAAAAGGACAGAAGTGACCCTGGAGACCTTGGGACCAAAACCTGCAGCTAGGGATGTGAATCTTCCTAGACCACCTGGAGCCCTTTGCGAGCAGAAACGGGAGACCTGTG ATGGTGAGGCAGCAGGCTGCACTATCAACAATAGCCTATCCAACATCCAGTGGCTTCGAAAGATGAGTTCTGATGGACTGGGCTCCTGCAGCATCAAGCAAGAGATGGAGGAAAAGGAGAATTGTCACCTGGAGCAGAGACAGGTTAAG GTTGAGGAGCCTTCGAGACCATCAGCGTCCTGGCAGAACTCCGCGTCTGAGCGGCCGCCGTACTCCTACATGGCCATGATACAATTCGCCATCAACAGCACCGAGAGGAAGCGCATGACCTTGAAAGACATCTATACTTGGATTGAGGACCACTTTCCCTACTTTAAGCACATTGCCAAGCCAGGCTGGAAG AACTCCATCCGCCACAACCTCTCCCTGCATGACATGTTTGTCCGGGAGACGTCTGCCAATGGCAAGGTCTCCTTCTGGACCATTCACCCCAGTGCCAACCGCTACTTGACATTGGACCAGGTGTTTAAG CAGCAGAAACGACCGAATCCAGAGCTCCGCCGGAACATGACCATCAAAACTGAACTCCCCCTGGGCGCAC GGCGGAAGATGAAGCCACTGCTACCACGGGTCAGCTCATACCTGGTGCCTATCCAGTTCCCGGTGAACCAGTCACTGGTGTTGCAGCCCTCGGTGAAGGTGCCATTGCCCCTGGCGGCTTCCCTCATGAGCTCAGAGCTCGCCCGCCATAGCAAGCGAGTCCGCATCGCCCCCAAG GTACTGCTAGCTGAGGAGGGGATAGCTCCTCTTTCTTCTGCAGGACCAGGGAAAGAGGAGAAACTCCTGTTTGGAGAAGGGCTTTCTCCTTTGCTTCCAGTTCAGTCTATCAAGGAGGAAGAAATCCAGCCTGGGGAGGAAATGCCACACTTAGCGAGACCCATCAAAGTGGAGAGCCCTCCCTTGGAAGAGTGGCCCTCCCCGGCCCCATCTTTCAAAGAGGAATCATCTCACTCCTGGGAGGATTCGTCCCAATCTCCCACCCCAAGACCCAAGAAGTCCTACAGTGGGCTTAGGTCCCCAACCCAGTGTGTCTCGGAAATGCTTGTGATTCAAcacagggagaggagggagaggagccgGTCTCGGAGGAAACAGCATCTACTGCCTCCCTGTGTGGATGAGCCAGAGCTGCTCTTCTCAGAGGGGCCCAGTACTTCCTGCTGGGCCGCACAGCTCCCGTTCCCAGCAGACTCCTCTGAGCCTGCCTCCCAGCTCAGCTACTCCCAGGAAGAGGGAGGACCTTTTAAGACACCCATTAAGGAAACGCTGCCCATCTCCTCCACCCCGAGCAAATCTGTCCTACCCAGAACCCCTGAATCCTGGAGGCTCACGCCCCCAGCCAAAGTAGGGGGGCTGGATTTCAGCCCAGTACAAACCCCTCAGGGTGCCCCTGGCCCCTTGCCTGACCCCCTGGGGCTGATGGATCTCAGCACCACTCCACTGAAAAGTGTTCCCCCCTTTGAATCACCGCAAAGGCTCCTGAGTTCAGAACCCTTAGACCTCACCTCCGTCCCCTTTGGCAACTCTTCTCCCTCAGATATAGAAGTCCCCAAGCCAGGCTCCCCGGAGCCACAGGTTTCTGGCCTTGCAGCCAATCGTTCTCTGACAGAAGGCCTGGTCCTGGACACAATGAATGATAGCCTCAGCAAGATCCTGCTGGACATCAGCTTTCCTGGCCTGGAGGAGGACCCGCTGGGCCCTGACAACATCAACTGGTCCCAGTTTATTCCTGAGCTACAGTAG
- the FOXM1 gene encoding forkhead box protein M1 isoform X2, with amino-acid sequence MKTSPRRPLILKRRRLPLPVQNAPSETSEEEPKRSPAQQEPNQAETSKEVGESSSCKFPAGIKIINHPTMPNTQVVAIPNNANIHSIITALTAKGKESGSSGPNKFILISCGGAPTQPPGLQPQTQTSYDAKRTEVTLETLGPKPAARDVNLPRPPGALCEQKRETCADGEAAGCTINNSLSNIQWLRKMSSDGLGSCSIKQEMEEKENCHLEQRQVKVEEPSRPSASWQNSASERPPYSYMAMIQFAINSTERKRMTLKDIYTWIEDHFPYFKHIAKPGWKNSIRHNLSLHDMFVRETSANGKVSFWTIHPSANRYLTLDQVFKPLDPGSPQLPEHLESQQKRPNPELRRNMTIKTELPLGARRKMKPLLPRVSSYLVPIQFPVNQSLVLQPSVKVPLPLAASLMSSELARHSKRVRIAPKVLLAEEGIAPLSSAGPGKEEKLLFGEGLSPLLPVQSIKEEEIQPGEEMPHLARPIKVESPPLEEWPSPAPSFKEESSHSWEDSSQSPTPRPKKSYSGLRSPTQCVSEMLVIQHRERRERSRSRRKQHLLPPCVDEPELLFSEGPSTSCWAAQLPFPADSSEPASQLSYSQEEGGPFKTPIKETLPISSTPSKSVLPRTPESWRLTPPAKVGGLDFSPVQTPQGAPGPLPDPLGLMDLSTTPLKSVPPFESPQRLLSSEPLDLTSVPFGNSSPSDIEVPKPGSPEPQVSGLAANRSLTEGLVLDTMNDSLSKILLDISFPGLEEDPLGPDNINWSQFIPELQ; translated from the exons ATGAAAACCAGCCCCCGTCGGCCACTGATTCTCAAAAGACGGAGGCTGCCCCTTCCTGTTCAAAATGCCCCAAGTGAAACATCAGAGGAGGAACCTAAGAGATCCCCTGCCCAACAGGAACCTAATCAAGCGGAGACCTCCAAGGAAGTGGGAGAGTCCAGCTCTTGCAAGTTTCCAGCTGGGATCAAGATTATTAACCACCCCACCATGCCTAACACCCAAGTAGTGGCCATCCCCAACAATGCTAATATTCACAGCATCATCACAGCACTGACTGCCAAGGGAAAAGAGAGTGGCAGTAGTGGGCCCAACAAATTCATCCTCATCAGCTGTGGGGGAGCCCCAACTCAGCCTCCAGGACTCCAGCCTCAAACCCAAACCAGCTATGATGCCAAAAGGACAGAAGTGACCCTGGAGACCTTGGGACCAAAACCTGCAGCTAGGGATGTGAATCTTCCTAGACCACCTGGAGCCCTTTGCGAGCAGAAACGGGAGACCTGTG CAGATGGTGAGGCAGCAGGCTGCACTATCAACAATAGCCTATCCAACATCCAGTGGCTTCGAAAGATGAGTTCTGATGGACTGGGCTCCTGCAGCATCAAGCAAGAGATGGAGGAAAAGGAGAATTGTCACCTGGAGCAGAGACAGGTTAAG GTTGAGGAGCCTTCGAGACCATCAGCGTCCTGGCAGAACTCCGCGTCTGAGCGGCCGCCGTACTCCTACATGGCCATGATACAATTCGCCATCAACAGCACCGAGAGGAAGCGCATGACCTTGAAAGACATCTATACTTGGATTGAGGACCACTTTCCCTACTTTAAGCACATTGCCAAGCCAGGCTGGAAG AACTCCATCCGCCACAACCTCTCCCTGCATGACATGTTTGTCCGGGAGACGTCTGCCAATGGCAAGGTCTCCTTCTGGACCATTCACCCCAGTGCCAACCGCTACTTGACATTGGACCAGGTGTTTAAG CCACTGGACCCAGGGTCTCCACAATTGCCCGAGCACTTGGAATCA CAGCAGAAACGACCGAATCCAGAGCTCCGCCGGAACATGACCATCAAAACTGAACTCCCCCTGGGCGCAC GGCGGAAGATGAAGCCACTGCTACCACGGGTCAGCTCATACCTGGTGCCTATCCAGTTCCCGGTGAACCAGTCACTGGTGTTGCAGCCCTCGGTGAAGGTGCCATTGCCCCTGGCGGCTTCCCTCATGAGCTCAGAGCTCGCCCGCCATAGCAAGCGAGTCCGCATCGCCCCCAAG GTACTGCTAGCTGAGGAGGGGATAGCTCCTCTTTCTTCTGCAGGACCAGGGAAAGAGGAGAAACTCCTGTTTGGAGAAGGGCTTTCTCCTTTGCTTCCAGTTCAGTCTATCAAGGAGGAAGAAATCCAGCCTGGGGAGGAAATGCCACACTTAGCGAGACCCATCAAAGTGGAGAGCCCTCCCTTGGAAGAGTGGCCCTCCCCGGCCCCATCTTTCAAAGAGGAATCATCTCACTCCTGGGAGGATTCGTCCCAATCTCCCACCCCAAGACCCAAGAAGTCCTACAGTGGGCTTAGGTCCCCAACCCAGTGTGTCTCGGAAATGCTTGTGATTCAAcacagggagaggagggagaggagccgGTCTCGGAGGAAACAGCATCTACTGCCTCCCTGTGTGGATGAGCCAGAGCTGCTCTTCTCAGAGGGGCCCAGTACTTCCTGCTGGGCCGCACAGCTCCCGTTCCCAGCAGACTCCTCTGAGCCTGCCTCCCAGCTCAGCTACTCCCAGGAAGAGGGAGGACCTTTTAAGACACCCATTAAGGAAACGCTGCCCATCTCCTCCACCCCGAGCAAATCTGTCCTACCCAGAACCCCTGAATCCTGGAGGCTCACGCCCCCAGCCAAAGTAGGGGGGCTGGATTTCAGCCCAGTACAAACCCCTCAGGGTGCCCCTGGCCCCTTGCCTGACCCCCTGGGGCTGATGGATCTCAGCACCACTCCACTGAAAAGTGTTCCCCCCTTTGAATCACCGCAAAGGCTCCTGAGTTCAGAACCCTTAGACCTCACCTCCGTCCCCTTTGGCAACTCTTCTCCCTCAGATATAGAAGTCCCCAAGCCAGGCTCCCCGGAGCCACAGGTTTCTGGCCTTGCAGCCAATCGTTCTCTGACAGAAGGCCTGGTCCTGGACACAATGAATGATAGCCTCAGCAAGATCCTGCTGGACATCAGCTTTCCTGGCCTGGAGGAGGACCCGCTGGGCCCTGACAACATCAACTGGTCCCAGTTTATTCCTGAGCTACAGTAG
- the FOXM1 gene encoding forkhead box protein M1 isoform X5, whose translation MKTSPRRPLILKRRRLPLPVQNAPSETSEEEPKRSPAQQEPNQAETSKEVGESSSCKFPAGIKIINHPTMPNTQVVAIPNNANIHSIITALTAKGKESGSSGPNKFILISCGGAPTQPPGLQPQTQTSYDAKRTEVTLETLGPKPAARDVNLPRPPGALCEQKRETCADGEAAGCTINNSLSNIQWLRKMSSDGLGSCSIKQEMEEKENCHLEQRQVKVEEPSRPSASWQNSASERPPYSYMAMIQFAINSTERKRMTLKDIYTWIEDHFPYFKHIAKPGWKNSIRHNLSLHDMFVRETSANGKVSFWTIHPSANRYLTLDQVFKQQKRPNPELRRNMTIKTELPLGARRKMKPLLPRVSSYLVPIQFPVNQSLVLQPSVKVPLPLAASLMSSELARHSKRVRIAPKVLLAEEGIAPLSSAGPGKEEKLLFGEGLSPLLPVQSIKEEEIQPGEEMPHLARPIKVESPPLEEWPSPAPSFKEESSHSWEDSSQSPTPRPKKSYSGLRSPTQCVSEMLVIQHRERRERSRSRRKQHLLPPCVDEPELLFSEGPSTSCWAAQLPFPADSSEPASQLSYSQEEGGPFKTPIKETLPISSTPSKSVLPRTPESWRLTPPAKVGGLDFSPVQTPQGAPGPLPDPLGLMDLSTTPLKSVPPFESPQRLLSSEPLDLTSVPFGNSSPSDIEVPKPGSPEPQVSGLAANRSLTEGLVLDTMNDSLSKILLDISFPGLEEDPLGPDNINWSQFIPELQ comes from the exons ATGAAAACCAGCCCCCGTCGGCCACTGATTCTCAAAAGACGGAGGCTGCCCCTTCCTGTTCAAAATGCCCCAAGTGAAACATCAGAGGAGGAACCTAAGAGATCCCCTGCCCAACAGGAACCTAATCAAGCGGAGACCTCCAAGGAAGTGGGAGAGTCCAGCTCTTGCAAGTTTCCAGCTGGGATCAAGATTATTAACCACCCCACCATGCCTAACACCCAAGTAGTGGCCATCCCCAACAATGCTAATATTCACAGCATCATCACAGCACTGACTGCCAAGGGAAAAGAGAGTGGCAGTAGTGGGCCCAACAAATTCATCCTCATCAGCTGTGGGGGAGCCCCAACTCAGCCTCCAGGACTCCAGCCTCAAACCCAAACCAGCTATGATGCCAAAAGGACAGAAGTGACCCTGGAGACCTTGGGACCAAAACCTGCAGCTAGGGATGTGAATCTTCCTAGACCACCTGGAGCCCTTTGCGAGCAGAAACGGGAGACCTGTG CAGATGGTGAGGCAGCAGGCTGCACTATCAACAATAGCCTATCCAACATCCAGTGGCTTCGAAAGATGAGTTCTGATGGACTGGGCTCCTGCAGCATCAAGCAAGAGATGGAGGAAAAGGAGAATTGTCACCTGGAGCAGAGACAGGTTAAG GTTGAGGAGCCTTCGAGACCATCAGCGTCCTGGCAGAACTCCGCGTCTGAGCGGCCGCCGTACTCCTACATGGCCATGATACAATTCGCCATCAACAGCACCGAGAGGAAGCGCATGACCTTGAAAGACATCTATACTTGGATTGAGGACCACTTTCCCTACTTTAAGCACATTGCCAAGCCAGGCTGGAAG AACTCCATCCGCCACAACCTCTCCCTGCATGACATGTTTGTCCGGGAGACGTCTGCCAATGGCAAGGTCTCCTTCTGGACCATTCACCCCAGTGCCAACCGCTACTTGACATTGGACCAGGTGTTTAAG CAGCAGAAACGACCGAATCCAGAGCTCCGCCGGAACATGACCATCAAAACTGAACTCCCCCTGGGCGCAC GGCGGAAGATGAAGCCACTGCTACCACGGGTCAGCTCATACCTGGTGCCTATCCAGTTCCCGGTGAACCAGTCACTGGTGTTGCAGCCCTCGGTGAAGGTGCCATTGCCCCTGGCGGCTTCCCTCATGAGCTCAGAGCTCGCCCGCCATAGCAAGCGAGTCCGCATCGCCCCCAAG GTACTGCTAGCTGAGGAGGGGATAGCTCCTCTTTCTTCTGCAGGACCAGGGAAAGAGGAGAAACTCCTGTTTGGAGAAGGGCTTTCTCCTTTGCTTCCAGTTCAGTCTATCAAGGAGGAAGAAATCCAGCCTGGGGAGGAAATGCCACACTTAGCGAGACCCATCAAAGTGGAGAGCCCTCCCTTGGAAGAGTGGCCCTCCCCGGCCCCATCTTTCAAAGAGGAATCATCTCACTCCTGGGAGGATTCGTCCCAATCTCCCACCCCAAGACCCAAGAAGTCCTACAGTGGGCTTAGGTCCCCAACCCAGTGTGTCTCGGAAATGCTTGTGATTCAAcacagggagaggagggagaggagccgGTCTCGGAGGAAACAGCATCTACTGCCTCCCTGTGTGGATGAGCCAGAGCTGCTCTTCTCAGAGGGGCCCAGTACTTCCTGCTGGGCCGCACAGCTCCCGTTCCCAGCAGACTCCTCTGAGCCTGCCTCCCAGCTCAGCTACTCCCAGGAAGAGGGAGGACCTTTTAAGACACCCATTAAGGAAACGCTGCCCATCTCCTCCACCCCGAGCAAATCTGTCCTACCCAGAACCCCTGAATCCTGGAGGCTCACGCCCCCAGCCAAAGTAGGGGGGCTGGATTTCAGCCCAGTACAAACCCCTCAGGGTGCCCCTGGCCCCTTGCCTGACCCCCTGGGGCTGATGGATCTCAGCACCACTCCACTGAAAAGTGTTCCCCCCTTTGAATCACCGCAAAGGCTCCTGAGTTCAGAACCCTTAGACCTCACCTCCGTCCCCTTTGGCAACTCTTCTCCCTCAGATATAGAAGTCCCCAAGCCAGGCTCCCCGGAGCCACAGGTTTCTGGCCTTGCAGCCAATCGTTCTCTGACAGAAGGCCTGGTCCTGGACACAATGAATGATAGCCTCAGCAAGATCCTGCTGGACATCAGCTTTCCTGGCCTGGAGGAGGACCCGCTGGGCCCTGACAACATCAACTGGTCCCAGTTTATTCCTGAGCTACAGTAG
- the FOXM1 gene encoding forkhead box protein M1 isoform X1, with translation MKTSPRRPLILKRRRLPLPVQNAPSETSEEEPKRSPAQQEPNQAETSKEVGESSSCKFPAGIKIINHPTMPNTQVVAIPNNANIHSIITALTAKGKESGSSGPNKFILISCGGAPTQPPGLQPQTQTSYDAKRTEVTLETLGPKPAARDVNLPRPPGALCEQKRETCADGEAAGCTINNSLSNIQWLRKMSSDGLGSCSIKQEMEEKENCHLEQRQVKVEEPSRPSASWQNSASERPPYSYMAMIQFAINSTERKRMTLKDIYTWIEDHFPYFKHIAKPGWKNSIRHNLSLHDMFVRETSANGKVSFWTIHPSANRYLTLDQVFKPLDPGSPQLPEHLESQQQKRPNPELRRNMTIKTELPLGARRKMKPLLPRVSSYLVPIQFPVNQSLVLQPSVKVPLPLAASLMSSELARHSKRVRIAPKVLLAEEGIAPLSSAGPGKEEKLLFGEGLSPLLPVQSIKEEEIQPGEEMPHLARPIKVESPPLEEWPSPAPSFKEESSHSWEDSSQSPTPRPKKSYSGLRSPTQCVSEMLVIQHRERRERSRSRRKQHLLPPCVDEPELLFSEGPSTSCWAAQLPFPADSSEPASQLSYSQEEGGPFKTPIKETLPISSTPSKSVLPRTPESWRLTPPAKVGGLDFSPVQTPQGAPGPLPDPLGLMDLSTTPLKSVPPFESPQRLLSSEPLDLTSVPFGNSSPSDIEVPKPGSPEPQVSGLAANRSLTEGLVLDTMNDSLSKILLDISFPGLEEDPLGPDNINWSQFIPELQ, from the exons ATGAAAACCAGCCCCCGTCGGCCACTGATTCTCAAAAGACGGAGGCTGCCCCTTCCTGTTCAAAATGCCCCAAGTGAAACATCAGAGGAGGAACCTAAGAGATCCCCTGCCCAACAGGAACCTAATCAAGCGGAGACCTCCAAGGAAGTGGGAGAGTCCAGCTCTTGCAAGTTTCCAGCTGGGATCAAGATTATTAACCACCCCACCATGCCTAACACCCAAGTAGTGGCCATCCCCAACAATGCTAATATTCACAGCATCATCACAGCACTGACTGCCAAGGGAAAAGAGAGTGGCAGTAGTGGGCCCAACAAATTCATCCTCATCAGCTGTGGGGGAGCCCCAACTCAGCCTCCAGGACTCCAGCCTCAAACCCAAACCAGCTATGATGCCAAAAGGACAGAAGTGACCCTGGAGACCTTGGGACCAAAACCTGCAGCTAGGGATGTGAATCTTCCTAGACCACCTGGAGCCCTTTGCGAGCAGAAACGGGAGACCTGTG CAGATGGTGAGGCAGCAGGCTGCACTATCAACAATAGCCTATCCAACATCCAGTGGCTTCGAAAGATGAGTTCTGATGGACTGGGCTCCTGCAGCATCAAGCAAGAGATGGAGGAAAAGGAGAATTGTCACCTGGAGCAGAGACAGGTTAAG GTTGAGGAGCCTTCGAGACCATCAGCGTCCTGGCAGAACTCCGCGTCTGAGCGGCCGCCGTACTCCTACATGGCCATGATACAATTCGCCATCAACAGCACCGAGAGGAAGCGCATGACCTTGAAAGACATCTATACTTGGATTGAGGACCACTTTCCCTACTTTAAGCACATTGCCAAGCCAGGCTGGAAG AACTCCATCCGCCACAACCTCTCCCTGCATGACATGTTTGTCCGGGAGACGTCTGCCAATGGCAAGGTCTCCTTCTGGACCATTCACCCCAGTGCCAACCGCTACTTGACATTGGACCAGGTGTTTAAG CCACTGGACCCAGGGTCTCCACAATTGCCCGAGCACTTGGAATCA CAGCAGCAGAAACGACCGAATCCAGAGCTCCGCCGGAACATGACCATCAAAACTGAACTCCCCCTGGGCGCAC GGCGGAAGATGAAGCCACTGCTACCACGGGTCAGCTCATACCTGGTGCCTATCCAGTTCCCGGTGAACCAGTCACTGGTGTTGCAGCCCTCGGTGAAGGTGCCATTGCCCCTGGCGGCTTCCCTCATGAGCTCAGAGCTCGCCCGCCATAGCAAGCGAGTCCGCATCGCCCCCAAG GTACTGCTAGCTGAGGAGGGGATAGCTCCTCTTTCTTCTGCAGGACCAGGGAAAGAGGAGAAACTCCTGTTTGGAGAAGGGCTTTCTCCTTTGCTTCCAGTTCAGTCTATCAAGGAGGAAGAAATCCAGCCTGGGGAGGAAATGCCACACTTAGCGAGACCCATCAAAGTGGAGAGCCCTCCCTTGGAAGAGTGGCCCTCCCCGGCCCCATCTTTCAAAGAGGAATCATCTCACTCCTGGGAGGATTCGTCCCAATCTCCCACCCCAAGACCCAAGAAGTCCTACAGTGGGCTTAGGTCCCCAACCCAGTGTGTCTCGGAAATGCTTGTGATTCAAcacagggagaggagggagaggagccgGTCTCGGAGGAAACAGCATCTACTGCCTCCCTGTGTGGATGAGCCAGAGCTGCTCTTCTCAGAGGGGCCCAGTACTTCCTGCTGGGCCGCACAGCTCCCGTTCCCAGCAGACTCCTCTGAGCCTGCCTCCCAGCTCAGCTACTCCCAGGAAGAGGGAGGACCTTTTAAGACACCCATTAAGGAAACGCTGCCCATCTCCTCCACCCCGAGCAAATCTGTCCTACCCAGAACCCCTGAATCCTGGAGGCTCACGCCCCCAGCCAAAGTAGGGGGGCTGGATTTCAGCCCAGTACAAACCCCTCAGGGTGCCCCTGGCCCCTTGCCTGACCCCCTGGGGCTGATGGATCTCAGCACCACTCCACTGAAAAGTGTTCCCCCCTTTGAATCACCGCAAAGGCTCCTGAGTTCAGAACCCTTAGACCTCACCTCCGTCCCCTTTGGCAACTCTTCTCCCTCAGATATAGAAGTCCCCAAGCCAGGCTCCCCGGAGCCACAGGTTTCTGGCCTTGCAGCCAATCGTTCTCTGACAGAAGGCCTGGTCCTGGACACAATGAATGATAGCCTCAGCAAGATCCTGCTGGACATCAGCTTTCCTGGCCTGGAGGAGGACCCGCTGGGCCCTGACAACATCAACTGGTCCCAGTTTATTCCTGAGCTACAGTAG